The nucleotide sequence CGCCGCCAGGACAGGCGCCTGCGTGAACTCGGATAACCGGAGCCCCACCCATGCCCATGCCCCCACCCTCCGTTCCCGCGACCCTGGACCTCGACCCCAAGGTCGTCCAGACCCTGTCGCAGGTCACCACGGCCACCCTCACCACCGTGCTGCTCAAGAAGGGCCTGCGCAACGTCTGGCTGCGCGGCGCCCGCCCCATCCGCACCGGCATGCCTAGGCTGGTCGGCCGCGCGTTCACGCTGCGCTTCGTGCCGGCCCGCGAGGACCTCGCCACCCCGGAATCCTGGGGTTCGCCGATCTCCACCCGCGCGGCGATCGAGGACATGCCCGCCGGCTGCATCGCCGTGGTCGACGCGATGGGCGTGCAGGACGCCGGCATCTTCGGCGACATCCTGTGCGCCCGCATGGCCAAGCGGGGCGTCGCGGCGCTGGTCAGCGACGGCGTGGTGCGTGACCTGCACGGCGTG is from Ramlibacter tataouinensis TTB310 and encodes:
- a CDS encoding ribonuclease activity regulator RraA, with the protein product MPMPPPSVPATLDLDPKVVQTLSQVTTATLTTVLLKKGLRNVWLRGARPIRTGMPRLVGRAFTLRFVPAREDLATPESWGSPISTRAAIEDMPAGCIAVVDAMGVQDAGIFGDILCARMAKRGVAALVSDGVVRDLHGVLGTNLPVWCSGAAAPASVTSLTFVAWQQPVACGGVAVFPGDVVVCDDDGAVLIPAALLDHVLEHAPEQERLEGWIMDEVNKGAALPGLYPPNAENLARYKAAVAGQAKA